One region of Eupeodes corollae chromosome 1, idEupCoro1.1, whole genome shotgun sequence genomic DNA includes:
- the LOC129946880 gene encoding uncharacterized protein K02A2.6-like — translation MPNGDTSKTEQNMTIFQASQMTEFSPETDSFTEWKERLEIHFTDIDVTLESSKKATLLKSIGTHAYSLLRALCDPKRPSDKKYDELCTLLEEHFMPPVMIYRERLNFYTASKNSDESVNSWYARVKTLALKCKFANLDEAVRDRFIMGMANNEKLFEKFCEEDEKLTIATALKKALIHEVKLKGNSMSTDVNFVRGNNSSGTQRNRRSNGHHQKRDACKHCGWRTHKSQTCKFRDATCDKCGKKGHLKPICRSKEKNLSTNFVNLNHTISHVQETNPNISTFVNTGTQVGPTCGDGTDWYSIFNISGSRKSNTFDLTVYINGIQFDVECDTGSPISLMPLTQYRKHFDTRCLKQNTEKYDDYGGHGIEIIGEFLPNIKYRDQTEEVEMVVTNVNRPILLGRKVFNFELRQVNAISSSSSTVSNQKNSVNPVPIQNFASNLDNTNVYNTIVQKLKTTFSEVFEEGLGKFTTAKVHLEVMPGTKPIFWKPRALPFAWKPIVEQKLNEFCDSGMMEPVDNADWGTPIVPVMKPNGDLRICGDFSVTLNKFLVDFKYPLPRIEEIFASLQGGQLFSKLDLSNAYNQLELDHESQNLCTLSTHLGLFRVKRLAFGIKPAGAIFQKTIETLLRGIPNCINFMDDIVVTGPDTHSHSRTLTIVLGKLQSVGLRLNPKKCIFFMEEISYLGFTIDKNGLRKNDTNIRSVLHAPIPTNVSEVKAFIGMVNFYSKFVPNFAQKMEPFYKLLRKDTKFHWNDATNSAYELLKKEITGDQVLVHFDREKPVILTTDACDTAVAGILSHEFENGELKPVAYVSRSLSPAERNYSTIQKEALAIVFSVTKLYQYLIGINFILQTDHKPLISIFGEHKGIPLMAAARMQRWAFILSGFNFKIRHVKGSLNHADTLSRIPQANYINFINSNNQLQLSFKNIQIETRRDKVLSKLIDAVQSGTVSTLTGEEFIPYKNKGIVKTKALARSFIWWPKIDRDIEDLIKSCHACRLQQPSPEKSALIPWNAADHAWSRIHIDYAGPIHGYYLLIIIDSFSKWIEVFKTKTITSACTIKFLRETFCRYGLPDIIVSDNGRQFTLNEFAEFIKNNHIKHIFTAPGHPATNGQAENSVKTVKKSLLANLEDKKPIDFDYFLNIFLFDYRISVHCTTGVSPSQVMLNRTLKSRFTLLKPPLVKESIVEAQKKNISNFRGKREVAFEIGDKVYIRDYTNPNKPSWTPAKIKEKFGPRNYGCVITQNGREIKRHLNQIREISTSQDVTPELSTAAIKQETQQTREHTNLRRSTPDTIDVHAVPSKGEEVVKPVNDALDSNEDDLNEKVIEKTRNVPSSSRPIRETASIAKASIADQYRSNLV, via the exons ATGCCAAACGGTGATAcatcaaaaaccgaacaaaatatGACTATTTTTCAAGCGTCTCAAATGACGGAATTTTCGCCAGAAACAGACAGTTTTACTGAATGGAAAGAGCGCTTAGAAATCCATTTCACCGACATTGATGTGACATTGGAGTCATCGAAAAAAGCAACGCTGTTGAAAAGTATCGGTACACATGCGTATTCACTGTTACGAGCACTTTGTGACCCAAAAAGGCCAAGCGATAAAAAATATGACGAACTGTGCACGCTGTTGGAAGAGCATTTTATGCCACCGGTAATGATTTATCGGGAACGATTGAATTTTTACACCGCATCGAAAAATTCAGATGAATCAGTCAATTCATGGTACGCACGCGTTAAAACATTAGCACTGAAATGCAAATTTGCCAATTTGGACGAAGCTGTACGTGACCGATTTATCATGGGAATGGCCAACAACGAGAAATTGTTTGAGAAATTTTGCGAAGAGGACGAGAAGTTGACGATAGCCACGGCATTGAAGAAGGCGCTCATACACGAGGTGAAACTCAAGGGTAACTCAATGTCAACTGATGTAAACTTTGTCCGAGGCAACAACAGTAGCGGGACTCAACGCAACAGGCGATCTAACGGACATCACCAGAAAAGGGATGCATGCAAACATTGTGGCTGGAGGACCCACAAATCACAAACTTGCAAATTTAGAGACGCTACTTGTGATAAATGCGGAAAAAAGGGACATTTAAAGCCGATTTGCCGCTCAAAAGAGAAGaatttatcgacaaattttgttaatttaaatcacACTATTTCTCATGTTCAAGAAACTAATCCTAATATTTCGACTTTCGTTAACACAGGTACTCAAGTTGGACCGACATGTGGTGATGGAACGGATTGgtattctatttttaatatttccggGAGCCGTAAGTCAAATACTTTCGATTTAACTGTGTACATCAACGGTATCCAATTCGATGTGGAATGTGACACTGGGTCTCCGATTTCGTTGATGCCTTTAACTCAATACAGGAAGCATTTTGACACGCGTTGTTTAAAGCAAAACACAGAAAAATACGATGACTACGGTGGTCATGGAATAGAAATTATCGGTGAGTTTTTACCAAACATAAAATATCGAGATCAAACTGAGGAAGTAGAAATGGTAGTCACGAATGTTAATCGACCAATTTTATTAGGGAGAAAggttttcaactttgaattaaGACAAGTTAACGCGATTTCAAGTTCGAGCTCAACCGTTTCAAATCAGAAGAATTCAGTCAATCCTGttccaattcaaaattttgcatcTAATTTAGATAATACAAATGTTTATAATacaattgttcaaaaattaaaaacgactTTTAGTGAAGTTTTTGAAGAAGGTTTAGGTAAATTTACCACCGCGAAAGTACATTTAGAGGTCATGCCGGGCACGAAACCAATTTTTTGGAAACCGCGTGCGTTGCCGttcgcatggaaaccaattgttgaacaaaaactaaatgaattTTGTGATTCTGGTATGATGGAACCAGTCGATAACGCTGATTGGGGAACACCGATTGTGCCAGTGATGAAACCAAATGGTGATTTACGCATCTGTGGTGATTTTAGCGTCACTCTTAATAAATTTTTGGTAGATTTCAAATATCCATTGCCCCGTATCGAGGAGATTTTCGCTTCGCTGCAGGGTGGACAGTTGTTCAGTAAATTGGATCTATCGAATGCGTACAATCAGTTAGAATTAGACCATGAATCCCAAAACCTTTGTACTCTTAGTACACATTTAGGCTTATTTAGAGTAAAGCGATTAGCTTTTGGCATAAAACCAGCGGGGGCTATCTTCCAAAAAACCATTGAAACATTGTTACGTGGTATACCTAACTGCATAAATTTTATGGACGATATTGTCGTCACTGGGCCAGACACTCATAGCCATAGCAGAACATTAACGATCGTCTTAGGTAAATTACAATCTGTTGGATTGAGACTGAACCCTAAgaaatgcatattttttatGGAAGAAATTTCGTACTTAGGTTTTACCATTGACAAAAATGGCCTAAGGAAAAACGACACCAATATTAGAAGCGTGCTTCACGCACCAATACCTACAAATGTATCTGAAGTTAAGGCATTCATTGGAATGGTAAATTTTTACTCCAAATTTGTTCcaaattttgcacaaaaaatgGAACCTTTTTATAAGTTATTGAGAAAAGACACTAAATTTCATTGGAATGACGCCACGAATTCTGCATATGAATTGTTAAAAAAGGAGATAACCGGTGACCAAGTGTTAGTTCATTTTGACAGAGAAAAACCAGTTATTTTAACAACAGACGCTTGTGATACAGCAGTGGCTGGTATTTTATCACATGAGTTTGAAAATGGTGAGCTCAAACCAGTAGCATACGTTTCACGTTCATTATCTCCAGCAGAACGAAATTATAGTACAATCCAAAAAGAAGCCCTTGCCATCGTTTTTAGCGTAACTAAATTATATCAATATTTGATAggcattaatttcattttgcaaACTGACCATAAAccattaatttcaatattcgGAGAGCACAAAGGCATTCCTTTGATGGCGGCTGCAAGAATGCAACGGTGGGCATTCATTTTGTCTGGTTTTAACTTCAAGATACGTCATGTTAAGGGTTCATTGAATCACGCTGACACTTTATCACGCATACCACAg GCAAattatattaactttattaattCGAATAATCAACTTCaattaagtttcaaaaatattcaaattgaaacaCGAAGAGATAAAGTTTTGTCCAAATTAATAGACGCTGTTCAAAGTGGTACAGTGTCGACCTTAACAGGTGAAGAATTTATTCCGTATAAAAATAAGG GTATAGTCAAAACCAAGGCATTAGCCCGTTCATTCATTTGGTGGCCCAAAATCGATAGAGACATTGaagatttaattaaatcatGTCACGCATGCAGATTACAACAGCCCAGTCCAGAAAAAAGTGCATTGATTCCATGGAACGCAGCGGATCATGCATGGTCAAGAATTCACATTGATTATGCAGGTCCAATTCACGGATATTATTTGCTAATAATTattgattctttttcaaaatggattgaggtgtttaaaacaaaaacgattaCATCGGCATGCACTATCAAATTTCTGAGAGAAACGTTTTGTAGATACGGTTTACCCGATATAATTGTCAGTGACAACGGAAGGCAATTTACGTTAAATGAATTCgcggaatttattaaaaataatcatatcaaacatatttttactgcACCTGGCCATCCGGCTACAAATGGCCAAGCAGAAAATTCCGTAAAAACAGTAAAAAAGTCACTCTTAGCCAACTTGGAAGACAAAAAACCAATCGATTtcgattattttttgaatatatttctaTTCGATTACCGCATTAGTGTGCATTGCACCACGGGAGTTTCTCCATCACAAGTCATGTTAAACCGAACATTAAAATCACGTTTTACATTGTTGAAACCACCTTTGGTAAAGGAAAGCATTGTTGAAgcccaaaagaaaaatatatcgaATTTTCGAGGTAAAAGAGAAGTAGCATTTGAGATTGGTGATAAAGTATACATTCGTGACTATACCAATCCCAACAAGCCAAGCTGGACACCAgcgaaaattaaagaaaaatttggtCCTCGAAATTATGGTTGCGTAATTACTCAAAACGGGAGAGAAATAAAAAGGCATTTGAATCAAATTCGTGAAATAAGCACAAGTCAAGATGTTACACCTGAATTGAGTACAGCGGCCATCAAACAGGAGACTCAGCAAACACGAGAACATACGAATTTAAGGAGAAGTACTCCCGATACAATAGATGTTCACGCAGTGCCATCGAAAGGGGAAGAGGTAGTTAAACCAGTCAACGATGCACTTGATTCGAACGAAGACGATTTAAacgaaaaagttattgaaaaaactCGCAACGTTCCATCATCAAGTCGACCAATTCGAGAGACTGCAAGCATTGCAAAAGCGAGCATTGCTGATCAATATCGAAGTAATTTAGTCTAA